One part of the Acidobacteriota bacterium genome encodes these proteins:
- a CDS encoding type II toxin-antitoxin system VapC family toxin, whose amino-acid sequence MKSVAVVLDASVVVELVLGTRSGEGIRRALPAPQVSLHTLDLVDLEVLNALRRYVGSGTVEAGRAALAVDHLNEFDLLRRSHRAMLHRIWSWRHNLTPYDAAYVTLAEALSVPLLTMDRRLAQAPGLPIDVDVFTPPS is encoded by the coding sequence CTGAAATCAGTGGCCGTCGTTCTGGACGCTTCGGTCGTAGTTGAACTTGTACTAGGCACGCGTTCCGGCGAGGGAATCAGGCGCGCCCTTCCCGCGCCGCAGGTTTCGTTGCACACCCTCGACTTAGTCGATCTCGAGGTGTTGAACGCGCTCCGTCGCTACGTGGGCAGCGGAACGGTTGAGGCCGGCAGAGCGGCTCTTGCTGTCGATCATCTGAACGAGTTCGATCTTCTCCGACGCAGTCACCGGGCGATGCTGCATCGCATCTGGTCGTGGCGCCACAATCTGACGCCGTACGACGCAGCGTATGTGACGCTTGCCGAGGCGTTGAGCGTCCCGCTCCTGACAATGGACCGGCGCCTCGCCCAGGCGCCCGGTCTGCCCATAGACGTTGACGTGTTTACTCCACCTTCGTGA
- a CDS encoding TonB-dependent receptor — MFATLPSHAGRFRPALTGTATFVALLSAALVLGPGAPAASAQDDAGSIIGAVVDELGGVLPGATVTLEHEQTGLVRSAVTDAQGIYSISRLPAGDYGVTVLMPGFLGESTTVTVGSTAARLDLTLGIAPIAETVEVTRSAQTLATVPNAVAVVGNEQINFTERRSSLDEVLRGIPGLFVQNRRNYGLSGGVGLSIRAPQPRFGLRGLAIIQDGIPITTADGTTEPGNVDLGSVRRIEVIRGPSSVLYGNSAGGVISLFTEIDPSRRFAIRPDLQWGSNGYQRQQVRADGHNNSGTSFMGSFTRFQTDGWRDHSEADIRQTNVVVRQAVGARWHLTGVFNHYDSPFAESASFLTAAQAGDPRLPAAETANANPRQARPCMGRFGCSGHRSATVAEQNWGEIARQGQGGATLEYRFAGTQVFRATGWASNRKLDAGGVGQVIDLSRQGRGLRSEYLGASESGAVTWTTGVDVATQDDDRMEFGFMPPFAPGSTSHRAELRLDQQEQVLSAGPFAQVGLSPHARVTLTAGVRYDYYRFRAIDRLLADGDQSGERTMGAASPSVGLTVAATENLNLYGNVSTAYETPTTVELSNTPTGEGGFNQALDPERLRSVEFGIRGLVEPARLHYDIAVYRARVLDAFVPFNRPDDRTFFANAGETDRTGLEFSINWQPVSVFSARAAYTRQHFVFDEFLLGGHDFSGNLEPGTPPHRFFAGIDYAIPGGLRGSMTVRHVAEFTLTNDESQSNWAHTVVDLRFGLDQQAGDVEIRPFVGIDNLFGVRYNSSAITNAFGRRYYEPSPGREIYVGITFGGGVR; from the coding sequence ATGTTCGCGACGCTTCCTTCTCACGCCGGCCGGTTCCGGCCGGCGCTAACTGGCACCGCCACCTTCGTCGCGCTGCTCAGTGCGGCGCTGGTGCTTGGGCCCGGTGCTCCGGCGGCTTCGGCGCAGGACGACGCTGGCTCGATCATCGGCGCCGTCGTCGACGAGCTGGGTGGGGTGCTGCCAGGCGCGACAGTGACGCTGGAACACGAGCAAACCGGTCTGGTGCGCAGTGCCGTGACCGACGCTCAGGGCATCTACAGCATCTCACGGCTTCCGGCGGGCGACTACGGCGTAACCGTGCTGATGCCCGGCTTCCTGGGCGAGTCGACCACGGTTACCGTCGGGTCTACGGCTGCGAGGCTTGATCTCACGCTGGGCATTGCACCGATTGCCGAGACGGTGGAGGTAACCCGCTCGGCGCAGACGCTGGCGACCGTGCCGAATGCAGTAGCGGTCGTCGGGAACGAACAGATCAACTTCACGGAGCGCCGGTCGTCCCTCGACGAGGTGCTGCGCGGCATTCCGGGGCTGTTCGTGCAAAACCGGCGCAACTATGGACTATCGGGGGGCGTCGGCCTGAGCATCCGGGCGCCGCAGCCTCGGTTCGGCCTGCGCGGTCTCGCAATTATCCAGGATGGCATCCCGATTACCACGGCGGACGGAACGACCGAACCGGGCAACGTCGACCTCGGATCGGTGCGGCGCATCGAAGTGATCCGGGGCCCCAGTTCCGTTCTGTACGGCAACTCCGCCGGGGGCGTGATCAGCCTGTTCACCGAAATCGATCCGAGCCGCCGGTTCGCCATCCGGCCCGATCTTCAGTGGGGGAGCAACGGCTACCAACGCCAGCAGGTGCGGGCCGACGGACACAACAACAGCGGGACGAGCTTCATGGGGAGTTTCACCCGCTTCCAGACCGACGGCTGGCGCGATCACAGCGAGGCGGATATCCGCCAGACGAACGTAGTGGTGCGCCAGGCGGTGGGCGCCCGTTGGCACCTCACGGGGGTTTTTAATCACTACGATTCGCCGTTCGCGGAGAGCGCCAGTTTCCTGACGGCCGCGCAGGCCGGCGACCCGCGCCTGCCGGCGGCCGAGACTGCCAACGCCAATCCTCGTCAGGCCCGTCCCTGCATGGGCCGGTTCGGCTGTTCGGGGCATCGCAGCGCGACCGTGGCCGAGCAGAACTGGGGTGAGATCGCAAGGCAGGGGCAAGGCGGCGCCACTCTGGAGTACCGCTTCGCCGGCACGCAGGTTTTTCGGGCGACCGGCTGGGCATCCAATCGGAAGCTGGATGCAGGCGGCGTCGGCCAGGTGATCGACCTGAGCCGCCAGGGTCGCGGGCTCCGCTCCGAGTACCTCGGCGCATCGGAGAGCGGAGCGGTCACGTGGACCACCGGCGTCGACGTCGCCACACAGGACGACGACCGGATGGAGTTCGGATTCATGCCTCCGTTCGCCCCCGGGAGCACGTCCCACCGTGCCGAGCTCCGGCTCGATCAGCAGGAACAGGTTCTTTCGGCCGGTCCCTTTGCCCAGGTCGGCCTTTCGCCGCACGCGCGCGTAACCTTGACGGCCGGCGTCCGATACGACTACTACCGCTTCCGTGCAATCGACCGCCTGTTGGCGGACGGCGATCAGTCGGGGGAACGGACGATGGGCGCGGCGAGCCCGTCGGTCGGCCTGACGGTGGCGGCGACGGAGAATCTCAACCTGTACGGCAACGTCTCCACCGCCTACGAAACGCCGACGACCGTCGAGCTATCCAACACGCCGACCGGTGAGGGCGGGTTCAACCAGGCGCTCGATCCGGAACGGCTCCGGAGCGTCGAATTTGGTATCCGCGGCCTCGTGGAGCCGGCCCGTCTGCACTACGACATCGCCGTTTACCGCGCCCGCGTGCTTGATGCGTTCGTGCCGTTCAACCGGCCCGACGATCGGACCTTCTTCGCCAACGCCGGCGAGACGGACCGCACCGGCCTGGAGTTCTCGATCAACTGGCAGCCGGTATCCGTCTTCAGTGCGCGTGCGGCGTACACTCGCCAGCACTTCGTCTTCGATGAGTTCCTGCTCGGTGGCCACGACTTCAGTGGCAATCTGGAACCGGGGACGCCACCGCACCGTTTCTTTGCCGGGATCGACTACGCGATTCCGGGCGGACTTCGGGGCAGCATGACGGTTCGCCACGTCGCTGAGTTCACGCTGACGAACGACGAGAGCCAGTCAAACTGGGCCCACACCGTGGTCGACCTTCGTTTCGGTCTCGATCAGCAGGCGGGCGATGTCGAGATCCGTCCGTTCGTCGGAATCGACAACCTGTTCGGCGTGCGCTACAACTCGTCCGCCATCACGAACGCCTTCGGCCGCCGCTACTACGAACCTTCCCCCGGCCGGGAGATCTACGTTGGCATCACTTTCGGGGGCGGCGTCCGGTAG